Proteins from a single region of Flavobacterium sp. YJ01:
- a CDS encoding NAD(P)H-binding protein, whose protein sequence is MTQISILGCGWLGFPLAKKLIEKGNSIKGSTTSENKLSILENAGINPFLVTLDSESISESVSSFLAESEILIIDIPPKLRSENPNSEKKVFVEKIKNLIPFIEKSTVKKVLFVSSTSVYGDDNDFITEESIPNPETESGKQLILAENLLQKNKNFETTILRFGGLIGEDRHPVKFLAGKENLENPDAPINLIHLNDCISVIEEIINLSKWNQVFNAVAPFHPTRAEYYTQKAIEKSLILPKFSSEKSNIKKVISSKKIENILNYHFKLENY, encoded by the coding sequence ATGACACAAATAAGCATACTTGGCTGCGGCTGGTTAGGATTTCCGTTGGCTAAAAAACTAATCGAAAAAGGAAATTCAATAAAAGGCTCGACAACCTCAGAAAACAAGCTTTCAATTTTAGAAAATGCCGGAATAAATCCGTTTTTGGTAACGCTTGACAGCGAAAGTATTTCTGAAAGTGTAAGTTCTTTTTTAGCAGAAAGCGAAATTTTAATTATCGACATTCCGCCAAAATTACGTTCAGAAAATCCTAATTCAGAAAAAAAGGTTTTTGTCGAAAAAATCAAAAATTTAATTCCTTTTATAGAAAAATCAACCGTCAAAAAGGTGCTTTTTGTAAGTTCAACTTCTGTTTACGGCGACGATAACGATTTTATTACTGAAGAAAGCATTCCAAATCCAGAAACTGAAAGTGGTAAACAATTAATTTTAGCTGAAAATCTTCTTCAAAAAAACAAAAATTTCGAAACCACAATTCTTAGATTCGGCGGACTTATTGGCGAAGATCGTCATCCTGTAAAGTTTCTAGCAGGAAAAGAAAATCTAGAAAATCCAGATGCTCCTATAAATTTAATTCATTTAAATGATTGTATTTCTGTTATTGAAGAAATCATAAATCTATCGAAATGGAATCAAGTTTTTAATGCCGTAGCGCCTTTTCATCCGACAAGAGCGGAATATTATACCCAAAAAGCAATTGAAAAAAGCTTGATTTTACCGAAATTCAGTTCTGAAAAATCGAATATCAAAAAGGTGATTTCTAGTAAAAAAATTGAAAACATTTTAAACTATCATTTTAAATTGGAGAATTATTAA
- a CDS encoding GNAT family N-acetyltransferase, whose translation MEYSIRNCEITDLPKLVVLCQKHAEFEKAEYAPEGKEESLKKALFGENPQLFCLVVATKETIVGYASYTFDFSTWNASTFLYMDCLFLEEETRGLGIGEILIEKLKEIGTQKNCVNIQWQTPQFNERAIKFYNRLGAKGKDKVRFTLTL comes from the coding sequence ATGGAATATTCAATAAGAAACTGCGAAATTACCGATTTACCAAAACTCGTTGTCTTATGCCAAAAACACGCCGAATTTGAAAAAGCTGAATATGCTCCCGAAGGAAAAGAAGAAAGTTTGAAAAAAGCTCTTTTTGGCGAAAATCCGCAATTATTCTGCTTGGTTGTTGCCACAAAAGAAACTATTGTTGGTTATGCGTCTTACACGTTCGATTTTTCAACCTGGAATGCTTCAACATTTTTGTATATGGATTGTTTGTTTCTCGAAGAAGAAACCAGAGGTCTGGGAATTGGCGAAATTTTAATTGAAAAACTAAAAGAAATCGGCACACAAAAAAACTGTGTCAATATCCAGTGGCAAACGCCTCAATTTAATGAAAGAGCCATCAAATTCTATAACAGATTGGGCGCGAAAGGAAAAGACAAAGTTCGATTTACTTTGACCTTGTAA
- a CDS encoding tetratricopeptide repeat protein codes for MEKKFILFFTFASFSILQAQTIEEKIAAKTCECLQKSSNITNDIFRDCLTKPMGELVLTDKDPKVRESINTVEGIQTMILRAKELVSKKCPDLVPAIIENKEDIYYGKSKNKSAQNFYKIGQDFMDQKNFKLAIESFQLAIKEDPNFVLALDDMGVSYRQLDDYDNAIKYYKKSLEIYPEGHFALMNIGVAYTFKSDYKTAISYYQKLIEFHPDNAEGYFGAGKNYFMLKDDEKALDNMFMAHRIYTNSKSDYAKDSEQFIGAIYHKMKSENKEDLFKKIAEKNNIQID; via the coding sequence ATGGAAAAAAAATTCATTCTTTTTTTTACTTTTGCTAGCTTTTCAATACTTCAAGCTCAGACTATTGAAGAAAAAATTGCTGCAAAAACATGCGAATGTTTGCAAAAAAGTTCAAATATTACCAATGATATTTTTAGAGATTGTTTGACAAAACCAATGGGTGAATTGGTTTTGACCGATAAAGACCCAAAAGTTCGAGAATCGATAAATACTGTAGAAGGAATTCAAACTATGATTCTTAGAGCAAAAGAATTAGTTTCTAAAAAATGTCCAGACTTAGTTCCCGCTATAATTGAGAATAAAGAAGACATTTACTACGGTAAATCAAAAAATAAAAGCGCTCAAAACTTTTATAAAATCGGACAAGATTTTATGGATCAAAAGAACTTTAAATTGGCAATTGAAAGTTTTCAGTTAGCTATAAAAGAAGATCCAAATTTTGTTCTTGCGCTCGATGACATGGGAGTTTCCTACAGACAATTAGACGATTATGATAATGCGATAAAATATTATAAAAAATCGCTGGAAATTTATCCCGAAGGCCATTTTGCTTTAATGAACATTGGAGTTGCCTATACTTTTAAATCTGATTATAAAACTGCTATCAGTTATTATCAAAAACTAATTGAATTCCATCCTGATAACGCCGAAGGTTATTTTGGAGCTGGAAAAAACTATTTTATGCTAAAAGACGACGAAAAAGCGTTGGATAATATGTTTATGGCTCACAGAATTTACACTAATTCAAAATCAGATTATGCAAAAGATTCTGAACAATTTATTGGAGCTATTTATCACAAAATGAAATCGGAGAACAAAGAAGATCTTTTTAAGAAAATTGCGGAGAAAAACAATATTCAGATAGATTAA
- a CDS encoding fumarate hydratase — translation MIDFIYQDPYPILKDDTQYRKITSDFVKVEQFGEREVLTVDPKGLELLAEEALTDVSFMLRTTHLQKLRKILDDPEATDNDRFVAYNLLQNASVAAEGQLPSCQDTGTAIVMAKKGESIFTGVDDAEWLSRGIFNTYQKRNLRYSQIVPISMFEEKNSGSNLPAQIDIYAKKGTSYDFLFMAKGGGSANKTYLYQQTKSLLNEKSLDEFIRTKIKDLGTSACPPYHLALVIGGTSAEANLSAVKKASAGYYDHLPTSGNMAGQAFRDFEWEERVQKICQESAIGAQFGGKYFTHDVRVIRLPRHAASCPVGLGVSCSADRNIKGKITKDGIFVEQLEVNPKQFLPETAPHLEAPVEIDLDQPMADILAKLSQYPVKTRLKLNGTVIVARDIAHAKIKELLDAGKPMPDYFKNHPVYYAGPAKTPDGMASGSFGPTTAGRMDVYVDEFQKNGGSMIMLAKGNRTKQVTDACNKYGGFYLGSIGGPAAILAQDNILKVEVVDFEELGMEAVRKITVKDFPAFIITDDKGNDFFANL, via the coding sequence ATGATTGATTTTATATACCAAGATCCTTATCCGATCTTAAAGGATGACACGCAGTATCGCAAAATCACCTCAGATTTTGTGAAAGTAGAACAATTTGGAGAACGCGAAGTTTTAACCGTTGATCCAAAAGGTTTGGAATTATTAGCTGAAGAAGCTTTAACAGATGTTTCGTTTATGTTGAGAACGACACATTTGCAAAAACTAAGAAAAATTCTTGACGATCCAGAAGCGACAGACAATGATCGTTTTGTGGCTTATAATTTACTTCAAAATGCTTCAGTTGCTGCTGAAGGTCAGTTGCCTAGCTGCCAAGATACAGGAACGGCGATTGTAATGGCTAAAAAAGGAGAAAGCATTTTTACAGGTGTTGATGATGCTGAATGGTTAAGCCGAGGAATTTTTAATACTTACCAAAAAAGAAACTTACGTTATTCGCAGATTGTTCCGATTTCGATGTTTGAAGAAAAGAATTCAGGATCAAATCTTCCAGCGCAAATTGATATTTATGCTAAAAAAGGAACTTCTTATGACTTTTTGTTTATGGCAAAAGGCGGAGGATCTGCAAACAAAACTTACTTATACCAACAAACAAAATCTTTGTTGAATGAGAAATCTCTCGATGAGTTCATTCGTACAAAAATTAAAGATTTAGGAACTTCTGCCTGTCCTCCATATCACTTAGCTTTGGTTATTGGCGGAACTTCTGCGGAAGCAAACTTAAGTGCTGTTAAAAAAGCATCGGCAGGATATTATGATCATCTTCCAACTTCAGGAAACATGGCTGGTCAAGCTTTTCGTGATTTTGAATGGGAAGAACGTGTTCAGAAAATCTGTCAGGAAAGTGCAATTGGAGCGCAATTTGGAGGAAAATATTTTACGCACGATGTTCGCGTAATACGTTTGCCTCGTCATGCCGCTTCTTGCCCAGTTGGACTTGGGGTTTCTTGTTCTGCGGATAGAAATATTAAAGGAAAAATTACCAAAGACGGAATTTTCGTTGAGCAATTAGAAGTAAATCCAAAACAATTTTTACCAGAAACGGCTCCACATTTAGAAGCGCCTGTAGAAATTGATTTAGATCAGCCAATGGCAGATATTTTAGCAAAATTATCTCAATATCCAGTAAAAACACGTTTAAAACTAAACGGAACTGTAATTGTTGCCCGTGATATTGCTCACGCAAAAATCAAAGAATTATTAGACGCTGGAAAACCAATGCCTGACTATTTCAAAAATCACCCCGTTTATTATGCAGGTCCTGCAAAAACTCCAGACGGAATGGCTTCAGGAAGTTTCGGACCAACAACTGCTGGACGTATGGACGTTTATGTAGATGAATTCCAAAAGAATGGCGGAAGCATGATTATGCTTGCAAAAGGAAATCGTACCAAACAAGTTACGGACGCCTGCAACAAATACGGCGGATTCTACTTAGGTTCTATCGGAGGTCCTGCTGCTATCTTGGCACAAGACAATATCTTAAAAGTAGAAGTGGTTGACTTTGAAGAATTAGGAATGGAAGCTGTTCGTAAAATCACGGTTAAAGATTTCCCTGCATTCATTATTACGGATGATAAAGGAAATGATTTCTTTGCTAATTTGTAA
- a CDS encoding LysR family transcriptional regulator, whose protein sequence is MEIRHLKLIKAIVEEGSITKAIDKLHLTQSALSHQLKEAEYQLGTAIFLRVNKKLVLTKAGEKIYELANEILNKLNETQSQIKQMVFGEFGEIRISTECFSSYHWLPSVLKQFHLLYPNVELKIVTEATHIPLQKLLENTIDIAIVSDTVKDNHIKYTELFQDEMVMVVSENHSWADKKYIVAEDFINEHLIIHSLPMETVTIHQFLLAPAKVSPKKITPMPLTEASLEMVKADMGVMSMAKWALQPHLKNTPLKAVKIGKNGLKRKHYVATRANETYPDYFQHFINFLQHEINLQWNIQ, encoded by the coding sequence ATGGAAATACGCCACTTAAAATTGATAAAAGCAATTGTCGAAGAAGGAAGCATCACAAAAGCGATTGACAAACTTCATTTGACACAATCGGCTTTAAGTCATCAGCTTAAAGAAGCAGAATATCAATTGGGTACTGCTATTTTTTTAAGAGTGAATAAAAAGCTGGTTCTCACAAAAGCGGGCGAAAAAATCTATGAACTCGCCAATGAAATTCTAAACAAATTGAACGAAACGCAAAGCCAGATCAAACAAATGGTTTTTGGCGAATTTGGCGAAATCAGAATTAGTACCGAGTGCTTTTCGAGTTATCATTGGCTTCCATCAGTTTTAAAACAGTTTCATCTTTTGTATCCCAATGTTGAACTTAAGATTGTAACCGAAGCGACCCATATTCCGTTGCAGAAACTGTTAGAAAACACTATAGATATCGCCATTGTTAGCGACACTGTTAAAGACAATCATATAAAATATACCGAACTTTTTCAGGACGAAATGGTTATGGTAGTTTCTGAAAACCATTCTTGGGCCGATAAAAAGTATATTGTAGCCGAAGATTTCATTAATGAACATCTGATTATTCATTCTCTGCCAATGGAAACCGTTACGATTCATCAGTTTCTTTTGGCTCCAGCCAAAGTTTCTCCGAAGAAAATAACGCCAATGCCTTTAACAGAAGCTTCTCTAGAAATGGTAAAAGCCGATATGGGAGTAATGTCAATGGCAAAATGGGCATTGCAACCGCACTTAAAAAACACCCCTCTTAAAGCAGTGAAAATTGGAAAAAATGGTTTGAAGAGAAAACACTATGTCGCAACAAGAGCCAATGAAACCTATCCAGATTACTTTCAACATTTTATTAATTTTTTACAACACGAAATCAACCTGCAATGGAATATTCAATAA
- a CDS encoding nucleoside recognition domain-containing protein, protein MVLSRFWLTIFISSIVFIVFSLFTANTYTIDSVLNGKKDDPVLVSEKYIEELPAFIEDSIKKAPDQTMIINRDTLNADTTYVYKNKTVKVFSGLQKSDGLLPTCKSTLVDLILPLIAYLAFFCGLMELLIVSGASGNLAKALSPVFVKVFPSIPKNHPSISYMTLNFAANFLGLDSAATPFGLKAMESLQEINPDKDKASDAQIMFMCLHASGLTLIATSIIGYRAAANASNPADVMLPCIITSFIGTIAAFLIVGIKQKINFKSASLLIGLMGLIAAIVGLLMYVNHLDLIGKNYFTSNLSGLILLTIIVFTLIFSFRHEQKFKDANTTVFDTFVVGANNGVKTGVTIFPYVLGMLVAISLFRNSGLFEIISDGIGFIFSNLGVSKEITNALPVAMLRPFSSAGSRGFLIDSMNTFGADSLTARLSSIFQCSAESTFYVIAVYFGSVNIKNTRYALGTMLLVDLICVITAIFVATWFF, encoded by the coding sequence ATGGTATTGAGCAGATTTTGGCTAACGATTTTTATTTCTTCGATTGTTTTTATTGTATTCAGCTTGTTTACTGCCAATACTTACACAATTGATTCTGTTTTGAATGGAAAGAAAGACGATCCTGTTTTAGTTTCAGAAAAATACATCGAAGAACTTCCCGCTTTCATCGAAGACAGCATAAAAAAAGCGCCAGATCAAACCATGATTATCAATCGCGATACGCTTAATGCTGACACAACTTACGTTTACAAAAACAAAACCGTAAAAGTTTTTAGCGGTCTTCAAAAATCTGATGGTTTACTGCCAACTTGTAAAAGTACTCTGGTTGATTTAATTCTGCCTTTAATTGCCTATTTAGCCTTTTTCTGCGGATTAATGGAACTTTTAATCGTTTCTGGCGCGTCTGGAAATTTAGCGAAAGCTTTGAGTCCAGTTTTTGTGAAAGTGTTTCCGAGTATTCCAAAAAACCATCCTTCGATTTCCTACATGACTTTAAATTTTGCTGCCAATTTCTTGGGATTAGATTCGGCTGCAACACCATTTGGATTGAAAGCAATGGAAAGTTTGCAGGAAATAAATCCAGATAAAGATAAAGCCAGTGACGCACAAATCATGTTTATGTGTCTTCATGCTTCTGGATTAACTTTGATTGCAACTTCAATTATTGGCTACCGAGCTGCTGCAAACGCAAGCAATCCAGCCGACGTAATGCTTCCGTGTATTATAACTTCGTTTATTGGTACAATCGCAGCTTTTTTAATTGTTGGAATTAAACAAAAAATAAATTTTAAAAGCGCTTCACTTTTAATTGGGCTTATGGGGTTAATTGCTGCAATTGTTGGTTTATTGATGTATGTAAATCATTTGGATTTAATTGGTAAAAACTATTTTACTTCTAATCTTTCAGGATTAATATTATTGACAATTATCGTTTTCACTTTGATATTTTCTTTCAGACACGAACAAAAATTTAAAGATGCCAACACAACTGTTTTTGACACTTTTGTGGTCGGCGCAAACAATGGTGTTAAAACTGGAGTAACGATTTTTCCTTATGTTTTAGGAATGTTAGTTGCCATTTCTTTATTCAGAAATAGTGGCTTATTTGAAATAATTAGTGACGGAATCGGATTTATCTTTTCGAATTTAGGCGTAAGCAAAGAAATTACAAACGCACTTCCAGTTGCGATGCTTCGTCCGTTTAGTTCTGCTGGATCAAGAGGTTTTTTAATTGATTCTATGAACACCTTTGGAGCCGATTCTTTAACAGCAAGATTAAGCAGTATTTTTCAATGTAGCGCAGAAAGTACATTTTATGTAATTGCGGTTTATTTTGGCTCTGTAAACATCAAGAATACGCGTTATGCTTTGGGCACGATGCTTTTGGTCGATTTGATTTGTGTAATTACAGCAATTTTTGTGGCGACTTGGTTTTTTTAA
- a CDS encoding 3'-5' exonuclease: protein MIEKINLNNILFLDIETVPEEENFNSLDAEMQSLWDLKTQYQRKDEFSPEEFYERAGIWAEFGKIICISVGFFTIKGDVRNFRVTSFFGEEKKILKDFSNLVNNHFNQPQHLLCGHNSKEFDIPFIARRMIINQMPIPEKLNLFGKKPWEIPHLDTLELWKFGDYKHFTSLKLLTKILGVPSPKGDIDGSQVSHVFYVEKDIDRIVTYCEKDTIAVAQIFLRLRREDLLIDDEIIHV, encoded by the coding sequence ATGATTGAAAAAATAAACCTCAATAACATTTTATTTCTCGATATAGAAACCGTTCCTGAAGAAGAAAATTTCAATTCGCTTGACGCGGAAATGCAATCTCTTTGGGATTTAAAAACGCAATATCAGCGAAAAGACGAATTTAGTCCTGAAGAATTTTACGAACGTGCCGGAATTTGGGCTGAGTTTGGAAAAATAATCTGTATTTCAGTTGGCTTTTTTACGATTAAAGGCGATGTCCGAAATTTTAGAGTTACTTCTTTTTTTGGTGAAGAAAAGAAAATCCTAAAAGACTTTTCTAATCTTGTAAATAATCATTTTAATCAGCCGCAGCATTTATTGTGTGGACATAATTCAAAAGAATTTGACATTCCGTTTATTGCCCGCCGAATGATTATCAATCAAATGCCAATTCCAGAAAAACTGAATTTATTTGGTAAAAAACCGTGGGAAATTCCACATTTAGATACTTTAGAATTATGGAAATTTGGCGATTATAAGCATTTTACATCTTTAAAATTATTGACTAAAATTCTGGGAGTTCCATCTCCAAAAGGCGATATTGATGGAAGTCAGGTCTCGCATGTTTTTTATGTCGAAAAAGATATTGATAGGATTGTAACGTATTGCGAAAAAGATACGATTGCCGTTGCTCAGATTTTCCTTCGCTTAAGAAGAGAAGATTTATTGATTGATGATGAGATCATTCATGTTTAG
- a CDS encoding winged helix DNA-binding domain-containing protein, with translation MIHSEISHHRMVAQKLFKETSGSPQEVVKHFAAMQAQDYAMAKWAIGSRCDSTEKEIEEAINSGKIIRTHILRPTWHFVSPDDIYWMLELSAPQVKRLFATMATQHGFDEKKFDQANSKIEKLLAGNNHLTREEIMKELNIQKSAGDLSPVIVMMNAELDGLVCNGRMKGKQITYALLEERVKKPNISLTKEEALAKLALRYFESHGPATLQDFSWWSGFPITICKKTINAIELQLSNITVDNQQYWFKKHLLNEEDLRESVHFLPAFDEILISYKTREASFLAANQSKVFTNNGIFKPIILENGKVIGIWKRTFKKDHVKIETEFFNETEKHKKEVLFEGIKAFETYLQTKVVIG, from the coding sequence ATGATTCATTCTGAAATTTCACATCATCGAATGGTTGCTCAAAAATTGTTTAAGGAAACTTCAGGTTCTCCGCAAGAAGTTGTAAAGCATTTTGCAGCGATGCAGGCGCAGGATTATGCAATGGCAAAATGGGCAATTGGCTCACGTTGCGACTCGACCGAAAAAGAAATTGAAGAAGCTATTAATTCTGGTAAAATTATTAGAACTCATATTCTACGACCAACCTGGCATTTTGTTTCTCCTGATGATATTTATTGGATGTTGGAACTTTCGGCGCCGCAAGTAAAACGTCTCTTTGCAACGATGGCTACACAACATGGCTTTGATGAAAAAAAATTTGATCAGGCTAATTCTAAAATTGAAAAACTTCTAGCGGGAAACAATCATTTAACTCGAGAGGAAATCATGAAAGAGCTCAATATTCAAAAAAGTGCAGGCGATTTATCTCCAGTTATTGTAATGATGAATGCCGAATTGGACGGCTTGGTCTGCAATGGAAGAATGAAAGGCAAACAAATTACTTATGCTTTACTTGAAGAAAGAGTTAAAAAACCGAATATCAGTTTGACCAAAGAAGAAGCATTGGCAAAACTTGCACTACGATATTTTGAAAGTCATGGTCCGGCAACTTTACAAGATTTTTCATGGTGGTCAGGTTTTCCTATTACAATCTGCAAGAAAACAATTAACGCAATTGAGTTGCAATTAAGCAATATAACTGTTGATAATCAGCAATATTGGTTTAAAAAACATCTTCTTAATGAAGAGGATCTCCGCGAAAGCGTACATTTTCTTCCCGCTTTTGATGAGATTTTAATTTCATATAAAACTCGTGAAGCTTCATTCTTAGCAGCAAATCAATCAAAAGTTTTTACTAATAATGGCATTTTCAAACCCATAATTTTAGAAAATGGAAAAGTAATCGGAATCTGGAAAAGAACTTTCAAAAAAGATCATGTCAAAATAGAAACAGAGTTTTTTAATGAAACTGAAAAACATAAAAAAGAAGTTTTGTTTGAAGGAATTAAAGCTTTCGAAACTTACTTGCAAACCAAAGTTGTGATTGGATAA
- the tnpA gene encoding IS200/IS605 family transposase, translating into MEIKILGVIGNLINENGCKTIIVNGVEDHVHCLLALKPTITISKLMKTVKEKSSKYINDNRLTNQKFSWQEGYGVFSYSQSQIDSVYKYIQNQKEHHKKQSFNDEYLNFLNKFNVQ; encoded by the coding sequence ATGGAAATCAAAATATTGGGTGTAATTGGAAATCTCATTAATGAAAACGGGTGCAAAACAATAATTGTGAACGGTGTCGAAGATCATGTTCATTGTCTACTAGCATTAAAACCGACAATTACAATTTCAAAATTAATGAAAACTGTAAAAGAAAAATCATCTAAATACATCAATGACAACAGATTAACTAATCAAAAGTTTTCTTGGCAAGAAGGCTATGGAGTTTTTTCTTATAGTCAATCTCAAATAGATTCGGTTTACAAATACATCCAAAATCAAAAGGAACATCATAAAAAACAAAGCTTTAATGATGAATATTTAAATTTTCTAAATAAATTTAACGTTCAGTAA
- a CDS encoding methylated-DNA--[protein]-cysteine S-methyltransferase, whose translation METVYINSPLGITKIIGDENGISVISVSDVGSNEVSKEIPEILQDAVLQLNEYFEGKRKDFDLKLNPKGTEFQQKVWKALLEIPYGKTVSYMDQTKKLGDVKAIRAVASANGKNPLWIVVPCHRVIGTNGSLTGYAGGLSRKKWLLEHENPSTQQSLF comes from the coding sequence ATGGAAACAGTTTACATCAATTCGCCTTTAGGAATCACCAAAATAATTGGAGATGAAAACGGTATTTCTGTAATTTCCGTTTCTGATGTTGGCTCAAATGAAGTTTCTAAAGAAATTCCAGAAATTTTACAAGATGCCGTTTTACAGTTAAATGAATATTTTGAGGGCAAAAGAAAAGATTTCGATTTAAAACTAAATCCAAAAGGAACCGAATTTCAGCAAAAAGTTTGGAAAGCTTTATTGGAAATTCCATACGGAAAAACGGTTAGTTATATGGATCAAACTAAGAAATTAGGCGATGTAAAAGCAATTCGTGCCGTCGCTTCTGCAAATGGCAAAAATCCATTATGGATTGTCGTGCCATGTCACCGAGTTATTGGCACAAATGGTTCGTTGACGGGCTACGCTGGCGGTTTATCTCGCAAAAAATGGCTTTTGGAACATGAAAATCCTTCTACACAACAAAGTTTGTTCTAG
- a CDS encoding rhodanese-like domain-containing protein: MEAQIKHYENKLAFEMDPSDLFDALNEGQKIIVVDARKAFGYNEEHIPNSINLPHREMNLETTKHLDKDVLYVTYCTGIGCNASTKGALNMTKLGFKAKELIGGLEWWKIDGFATEGTKGVKEGLNIECAC, encoded by the coding sequence ATGGAAGCACAAATTAAACATTACGAAAACAAACTAGCATTTGAAATGGATCCGTCTGACTTATTTGATGCCTTAAACGAAGGGCAAAAAATAATAGTTGTAGATGCGCGCAAAGCATTTGGTTACAATGAAGAACATATTCCAAATTCGATAAATCTCCCGCATCGTGAAATGAATCTAGAAACAACAAAACATTTAGATAAAGATGTTTTATATGTTACCTATTGTACTGGAATTGGCTGTAATGCTTCGACAAAAGGAGCTTTGAATATGACCAAACTCGGATTCAAAGCAAAAGAGTTAATCGGAGGTTTAGAATGGTGGAAGATTGACGGTTTTGCAACTGAAGGCACAAAAGGAGTAAAAGAAGGACTTAACATTGAATGCGCATGTTAA